Proteins encoded together in one Porites lutea chromosome 2, jaPorLute2.1, whole genome shotgun sequence window:
- the LOC140927832 gene encoding C-Maf-inducing protein-like isoform X4 codes for MECPLSYQEIQDAYTVNRWDTGQHFCIRVTIPDGSVLLKASNAYLRDQWLHSLKWKVNLLRYKRLISKSSDPEALTRELRELVLFSLTTPIQDDVIFTVPLELVSDILAHHFISFSDEEQEKLIVTLAPVLEYVQPSPEVCAFFGKHCKGQLYNNEVLDVFLPAVHRILKHNMNTYCLPQDFGKYPHLRMFVQDYIYTLFCKDEDADVVREFVESVHSPGAACPHPRVLPNLVAVVLSAVYSTFDLSDKLLVKYEEINTKFLLCFMTVLDTIAQFEDWRPSLSTLLQPIPFPKEALKNETFVLYISAVIKAFAEDQRCEVHQSILPVRKGKDGWIDIICPGGVSCFDEGHFFSHVMSRLLNCCGRRKKTLLDLKDSMLGPFMLLALRGESSFIQTLSFMLEVEVLQDENEKLQIISTLESTEEGKTCYEALCQKKAKFRQMQEKGGPTVLTLPTKSTDDDLARLLKSGSFGNLQSLNLAFTHVTSACAEYLVQLPALLHLNLWSTQFGDKGLHMVAEQLHNLESLNLCETPVTDDGLSSLVIMSSLRSLNLNSTRLSPTTYEKLRKLPRLQEIDVRYTDV; via the exons ATGGAATGCCCATTATCCTATCAAGAAATACAGGATGCCTACACAGTCAACAGATGGGACACAGGACAACACTTTTGTATTAGAGTTACAATTCCCGATGGCTCTGTCTTGCTCAAG GCATCTAATGCGTATTTGAGAGATCAGTGGTTACACTCATTAAAATGGAAG gTTAACTTGTTGAGGTACAAAAGGCTTATATCAAAATCCAGTGACCCTGAAGCTCTGACAAGGGAACTCAGA GAGCTTGTTCTTTTCTCACTAACAACACCAATTCAAGATGATGTAATATTTACAGTTCCTTTGGAATTGGTTTCTGATATCCTTGCACAT cactttatttcattttctgatGAAGAACAAGAAAAGCTCATAGTG ACACTTGCACCTGTTCTGGAGTATGTTCAGCCTTCCCCTGAAGTGTGTGCTTTCTTTGGCAAG cACTGCAAAGGTCAACTTTATAACAATGAAGTACTGGATGTTTTCCTTCCAGCTGTTCACAGAATCCTTAAGCACAATATG AACACATATTGTCTTCCACAGGATTTTGGTAAATATCCCCATCTCCGAATGTTTGTTCAGGATTATATTTATACATTGTTCTGTAAAGATGAAGATGCAGATGTTGTTAGAGAATTTGTGGAGAG CGTTCACAGTCCTGGAGCTGCATGTCCACATCCTCGTGTCCTTCCTAATCTAGTTGCTGTTGTTCTTTCTGCTGTCTACTCCACATTTGACCTGAGCGACAAGTT GCTTGTCAAGTATGAAGAAATTAACACTAAATTCCTACTGTGCTTCATGACAGTCCTGGACACAAT TGCACAATTTGAAGACTGGAGGcctagcctgtcaacgcttctCCAGCCAATTCCATTTCCAAAGGA AGCTCTCAAGAATGAGACATTCGTACT ATACATCAGTGCAGTGATTAAGGCATTTGCTGAAGATCAGCGCTGTGAG GTCCATCAATCAATTCTTCCAGTCAGAAAGGGAAAAGATGGCTGGATTGACATCATCTGCCCAGGAGGAGTCTCCTGCTTTGACGAAGGGCATTTTTTCTCTCATGTG ATGTCCAGACTACTAAATTGTTGTGGAAGAAGGAAGAAGACTCTTTTGGATCTAAAAGACTCCATGCTTGGTCCCTTTATGTTGTTAGCCTTAAGAGGCGAGAGCAGTTTTATTCAG ACACTGTCATTTATGTTAGAAGTCGAAGTCCTACAAgacgaaaatgaaaaattacagATAATATCTACACTGGAGAGCACAGAGGAAGGCAAAACTTGTTATGAGGCTCTGTGTCAGAA aaaagccAAGTTCAGGCAAATG caggagaaaggtggaCCAACAGTTCTCACCCTACCTACAAAATCAACG GACGATGACCTGGCTCGGCTTCTCAAGTCCGGTTCATTTGGGAATCTCCAGAGCCTCAACCTGGCGTTTACGCACGTGACGAGCGCGTGCGCCGAGTATCTTGTACAACTTCCCGCTCTGCTGCACCTAAATTTGTGGTCAACGCAG TTTGGCGACAAAGGTCTTCACATGGTGGCCGAGCAGCTTCATAATTTGGAGTCTTTAAACTTGTGCGAGACGCCGGTGACGGATGATGGACTGTCATCCTTGGTAATCATGTCCAGTCTCCGTAGTTTAAACCTCAACAGTACCAGGCTCTCTCCAACAACGTACGAAAAACTCAGG AAACTACCAAGACTTCAAGAAATTGACGTGCGTTACACGGATGTTTGA